A single window of Crassostrea angulata isolate pt1a10 chromosome 8, ASM2561291v2, whole genome shotgun sequence DNA harbors:
- the LOC128161384 gene encoding ficolin-1-like, with the protein MNFCILILFLLLTFLNHIIANSHSGEFEYRGNVAYSDVSLLISETGPDDVSLRYCASECYKNVDCNAVELCSFPTKHVCRLSRSISSSTVIGQGTCSRHELKDDCDVGSFYNRRTNKCQCAIDCDCDAAVLPSGEVLSKSVTIDGQTFLTNCINTSGHVWTMIQRRMDGSVNFYRGWNDYKNGFGDVDSEFWIGLDNIRRLVQSGYTVLRVELEDGMASAFAEYNSFSIAGEEDNYRILVHGYSGTAGDGISCSTQFCNNNAPFSTFDNDNDGSPTQNNAANWLGAWWYHTGHMSNLNGEYGNVNHGQGVTWTPYKGWTVSLSGVRMMVRLN; encoded by the exons atgaatttttgtattttgattttattcttattattaacatttttaaatcacaTTATTGCTAACAGCCACAGTGGAGAATTCGAATATCGAGGGAATGTAGCTTATTCTGATGTCTCCCTGTTGATATCAGAAACTGGACCTGACGATGTATCTCTACGATATTGTGCTTCAGAGTGCTACAAAAACGTAGACTGTAATGCTGTGGAATTGTGTTCTTTTCCAACAAAACATGTTTGTCGACTTAGTAGAAGCATCAGCTCATCCACTGTAATTGGGCAGGGCACTTGTTCACGTCATGAATTG AAAGATGATTGTGACGTTGGTTCTTTCTACAATCGACGGACCAATAAATGTCAATGCGCAATAG acTGTGATTGCGATGCCGCCGTACTACCTAGTGGagaagttttatcaaaatcagtGACCATCGACGGACAAACGTTCTTAACGAACTGTATTAATACAAGTGGACATGTATGGACG ATGATACAGAGAAGGATGGATGGTTCGGTTAACTTCTACAGAGGGTGGAATGATTACAAAAATGGATTTGGTGACGTTGATTCTGAGTTTTGGATCG GACTTGACAATATCCGCCGACTCGTTCAGAGTGGCTATACTGTCTTGCGCGTGGAACTAGAGGACGGAATGGCGTCTGCTTTTGCTGAGTACAACAGTTTCTCCATTGCGGGGGAGGAGGACAACTATAGAATACTTGTACATGGTTACTCCGGGACtgcag GTGATGGCATATCGTGTTCAACTCAGTTTTGCAACAACAATGCTCCTTTTTCTACCTTCGACAATGACAATGACGGGTCGCCAACACAAAATAACGCCGCAAATTGGCTCGGGGCCTGGTGGTACCACACTGGTCACATGTCTAACCTTAATGGGGAGTACGGAAATGTCAACCACGGACAGGGGGTTACTTGGACCCCTTACAAAGGGTGGACAGTTTCACTATCTGGTGTCAGAATGATGGTTCGCTTAAACTGA